AGTATGAGTACaatctccattcttacAATTTTTACCATTACAATAGTCATTGAGGTAAGATTCTCCCTTTACTGAGACATTTATGACCGCTGGtctgaaaagtttgcacttttGTTGATGGAGtatcttttggagttcATTACCTTTTAGTTGTAATTCATCACCTTCAGGCATTATCATAGTCCACTTGCTGTTACCTTTTTCTCCGTTATTACCTAGGGAAACTGGTATTTCACCAAAGAGACCAATTTCCATGAGTAGAGGTCTCTTAcactcttcatctttgtcccagtaatatactCCCAGACTATTATCGTATCTATCATTAAGTGGAATGGGCTTGTaattatctccatctttcCATTCAAGAACAGTGGCGTCATACCTAACCAAGTTTGTATCGGCATCATATGTATGTTTGTGCTTGGTATATCCAGAAATATCTGTTTTCGTCTCAGAACTAACTGTAACCTCGTATTTTCCACAGGCAGGACAAGagtattttccatcatcacCTTTCTCATAAATGTTGACAGAATGGAAATTATGGATTCTACAGGTAAGATCATTGAGTCGTTTCTTAAGAGCGTCACCTTTTAGATTATACCCATCGTAAAATAGTTTTTCTCCATCCGGGATATTTTCccattttgtatttaaagGATCTCCcttattctcataccaGTGGTATTCCTTATCATCTTTGATTTTAAGCAGAAGGGGTTTCTCTATGCTGTTTTGGCTTCCGTCATAGGTCGCACTATAGTAAGTAGATACCTCAGTGATTGGTTGGTGTTTAGTGGAAAGTGgatcatatttttcatcGGTAAGCTCTTTTTCACCATATTTTAGATTAGTGACAGATACTATCCTATCCCCTGTATGTTTGCATACTCTGTAATGTGGAGGTTTGTTGCCGTCTAAATTTCTCAGTGATGCAATAAGTCTGCTATACCTGGCACATTCTTCAGTTCTGTGGCCACCATTTTCTCCTTTTGGGCATTTATTCTTTATATCGATGGAAGACATTCATAATGTTATGTTATAGTCTCCCACCTTGTGTTCCAAATTATGCCATAGTAACTCTTTCATCTAATTACTCCCTAGAAAgccatacattcatcctctctcacaactagctcaccgtcagagagactatccacagaacaagatgagtagGTATCAATAGAGTCTTCAGCAGTACAGTATGAATGGTCTACTGAGTATAGATGCTCTTATGGACTCCATTCCTGTCATCTcacaggctcctatactcttTATACTCGCCATTTTATCTCTAATTACTCCGCTCACAGAGTCtagtaaagatactaaTGGAGAATCTCAGAGTGGCATCTCGTtcatctgaggatgaattcaCATCACTCTTCCGCTCGctacactcattccatagtgatctactccctagtctccgacgtcggtaggtcattcttccctCCGTTgtactccagtaatgaccttaatcctactagacggAAGAGCTCCCAGAGatcgccatagagctcctttcagtcgctCAGTCCCTCATTATTCGGGACATTACGTTCATgctcctcctagctccgCTAGTAGTTCGCATCATTCATTCAACTCACCAATTGCGATTCTATTTCAATTTGCCTTGCAGTCTTTGGTTTATAGAGGGGATCTGTGGAGTTTGCATCCAAATCTTCCATTAAACTTGCCTATTTTCGAGTCATTTTCGAGATTTACGTTAATTAGCGTGTACGGAGGACTATTCGTCTCCAAAATTGGCTAAAGGGGCGCTGTATGGACCAGACGATGGCAACTTACCACAAATACCGCACTGCAAACGCCAAATGTgcaaaatgtgtagagaAGATTCATAGTGAATGGGACCACGCCGTCGTGTGTGGGCCCCGGCGACCACAGGGAGCCTCCGGAGTacaggggtacctagaacaATGGTGTCTAGggaagaaaaggaggaaaggtacctagaacaATGGGCAGGATGAAAGAGGGAAAGGTACCCGGAAGAATAAGTGGAGGTGGTGAGAAGAAAAGTCcagaggaattttcctcgCAGCCCTGCGTGGCACACACTCGGGGCCACTTGCAGATTAAATGgagttttaaaggaaatgAATGCGAATATGCGAACGTAGTGAGTTGTGCAAGAGTACGTCAGTACGAGTGCAATGTCTTGAGCAAAGCGAAGGACTATACGACTGAAAGGGGGATGAGTtccgaagaatgagggactaagcgactaacaggagctctatggcgaacagagtgagcctaaggaagagtaggattaccactgtgcaagtacgactgtaaggagtactgaaacaggtgacccACCGACGTcagagactagggagtttatAATGACTATCCGACTGAAGGGAGGATAGgagtgatggagactctatgagcgaagtGAGTGGAGAAGATctggcgagtatacgcagtatatgAATCTGAATTGACAGTTGCTcttactccagtagactctcATTTTACTAGTGGAGCTAGAAGGACTGGTGACATTCagggagcttaaagaagagaaggatgaTCAGTATGATGGCCTAGTAAGAGAGTACTAgacgaccaaagggagtctctagaataaggatgaatgaggTAGTAAGATGACTATTCTAAGCAGTATAAAAGTATGCACATTCTCCACATTCTTGTGATTGAAAGAATAATAAAAGTGATGGCCATTATACTCTGTACTCATCCtcagatgaagaatttaTCTGGAGGACAATATGGAGTGTTTGTTACCGAACACCTGCCATTTGGTAGCCAAGAAACTTCTCTTTAGAAATACCATTGAAGAGTGTATTGACGCTTAATCTGGCCTATTTGATGACGATACATGACGGATCCTTTGATAGTTTCTGTAAATAATACAGGGGAATACTTATGGACTTATTGAGGAGATACTGAATAGTATcattttgcatgcagatttgCCATGGCCTGTATGAATGGACAACTATGGAGTGTAATATATACCCTTGTCCATAAAGAGTCTTGGAATgaatatttacaaatacaGTACCTCGAAAGGGTGCATAGGATGTCATAAATTGAGGATATCACAGCTTACAAATCCCCATATCGTCGTTTACGCATTTTGTCTGATGGACTCGGACGCGAGCAAAGTTTCAAAGCGGATGGTTCATTCATCTGTGAGTATATGATAAAGCCACAAATTTAACGCAATTTTAGCATGACTAACGGTGTTACCATTGACCTTGGAAAATATCCTGGAGCTAGTGGAGTTAATGGTAATGGAAAGACTTATACGTATGATGGTGGAAATGTTTCCATagaagagaatagaaaTCCTGCTGGACTCTCTGGATACAAGAGTGTGATCCATAAACCAAAGGACAAAGAAACTAAGATTACTAGTATTCAAGATAGCAAATCCCAGACCAAATTTAAGAATCCCATAACTGAGTGTGAGAGTGTAGTAGTATTTTACTGGGAGAGTGACGATACTCATAGTAATCCTCTTTTACTCGAGCTTACATCGTCTAATAAATCCTCCTCATACTACACACTTGTTAATGCTGGTAGTGACAATACTTGGAGCGAGGATCAAGGGGCAGCTGGTACTCTCAGGCAAAAACTTAACAACCAGAACTGTCTTAAGAACAGAGCTCATATTGTAGACATTTCACGGAATAGCAGTTATTATTGTCCTAGTTGTAATTTTCAATGGGTATCAGTATCCAACTATGATAAGACCGAGACAAGTGGTGACTATTCCTACTCTCATCATCTTTCTAGTGGTAGTTTCTTGAGATTCATGGATGGAATGACGGAGCAGACTGGAATTAACTTTCTACAGAGTACCACTCGAgtgtatgtatattactATCCAAGTGGGTACAATAGAATTCCACTCTTGATCTATCTTCCACTACCATCCAATAAGTGGTTTGAGAGGACCTCTGTAGATTCTAATACATGGAAGTCAGTAGGAGGTAGTAAACCAACATCTACATTTGATAAGGAAAAGATACTAAAGATTTTAAAGGCCATATTACCAACTGTTACTATAGACCTTGGACGAACCAGTGGAAGTTCTCCTACCTACTCTGATAGTTCTGAACAGATTAATCTTAAAAGACAGGATCTGACTGGCAGTTTCTCAAGCCTCTCTCACTCTGTTCAAGGTAAATCTGCCTTTATAGTTAAGAATGTACAACATAACGGTTCCACCCTCCTTGGCATAGATAAAAGTCTCATTCTTAAAAATGTAACAGCATACTATGAGGGAGATAATCTTGATTCTATGGATTGCCTTTTAATGGTCGAACTTGAGAAAAGAGGTAGTGGTAGTAATAACTACGCATATTATGGTAGGGACAACACTGGATATAGGTGGACCCTTCTTGATGGAAAGACTGAGAAACTGAAGAGTACCTCTCTCACCAATAAACTTAAGGAGTTAAAGGAAAAGCTTGCGAACTCATCTCAAGAACCAGACACTGCTGGTGGTCAAACTGCTCAACTTGGAGGTGCTTCTGAAGCTCAAGGTAAAGCTGCAGGGCTCTCTTCAGGTGTTATAGCAGGAATTGCCATTGGAGTTATGGGCGCGGTGGCATCCATTGTCATTCTAGTCTGGAGGAGAAAAGTCATGGTAAAAGCTATGACTACCTTATAAAACTCTTACTGATCCACTATGATGATCATTATAGACCTTTCAATGGATAAATCTCCAGTCACACTTGTGCATGCAACTCGTCCAATTCCCGCAATAATTCATTACTTTACTTGCTACATCATATCTTA
Above is a genomic segment from Theileria equi strain WA chromosome 4 map unlocalized gcontig_1105316255041, whole genome shotgun sequence containing:
- a CDS encoding hypothetical protein (encoded by transcript BEWA_045570A) — encoded protein: MTNGVTIDLGKYPGASGVNGNGKTYTYDGGNVSIEENRNPAGLSGYKSVIHKPKDKETKITSIQDSKSQTKFKNPITECESVVVFYWESDDTHSNPLLLELTSSNKSSSYYTLVNAGSDNTWSEDQGAAGTLRQKLNNQNCLKNRAHIVDISRNSSYYCPSCNFQWVSVSNYDKTETSGDYSYSHHLSSGSFLRFMDGMTEQTGINFLQSTTRVYVYYYPSGYNRIPLLIYLPLPSNKWFERTSVDSNTWKSVGGSKPTSTFDKEKILKILKAILPTVTIDLGRTSGSSPTYSDSSEQINLKRQDLTGSFSSLSHSVQGKSAFIVKNVQHNGSTLLGIDKSLILKNVTAYYEGDNLDSMDCLLMVELEKRGSGSNNYAYYGRDNTGYRWTLLDGKTEKLKSTSLTNKLKELKEKLANSSQEPDTAGGQTAQLGGASEAQGKAAGLSSGVIAGIAIGVMGAVASIVILVWRRKVMVKAMTTL